A region of Burkholderia lata DNA encodes the following proteins:
- a CDS encoding Nramp family divalent metal transporter encodes MNEAMIQAVVPKTLTEQTCSDIRETLAGRRRGARTVLSFAGPAVVASIAYMDPGNFATNIQAGAGYGYTLLWVVALANVVAMLFQSLSAKLGLVTGRNLAELCRDSLPRRWVIAMWGMSEVAAMATDLAEFVGGAIGVSLLLHLPMIPSMLITAAVTYGLLQFEKLGFRPLELAIAALIGVIGLSYLAELLIAPVHWPSVALHSVTPSIPDSNALTISVGIIGATVMPHVLFLHSGLTQNRVRPRNDRECSQLLAFSNVEVVVALGIAGLINMAMVIMASSAFHLGHADIASIETAWRTLTPLLGGAAAGLFLTALIASGISSSVVGTMAGQMIMQGFVGFRIPVWVRRLVTMAPAFIVVASGVDATRALVLSQVMLSIALPVPMIALVWFTSRRDLMGRHMNRRVTTVSAVLGTLLVLALNGVLLVQLALG; translated from the coding sequence ATGAACGAAGCGATGATCCAGGCAGTCGTGCCCAAGACGCTGACCGAGCAAACCTGCTCCGACATTCGCGAAACGCTGGCGGGACGCCGGCGCGGCGCAAGAACGGTGTTGTCGTTTGCGGGGCCCGCAGTGGTCGCGTCGATTGCCTATATGGATCCCGGAAACTTTGCGACCAACATTCAGGCTGGCGCAGGCTATGGCTATACGCTGCTGTGGGTGGTGGCACTTGCGAACGTCGTCGCGATGTTGTTTCAGTCGCTCTCGGCAAAGCTCGGGCTGGTCACGGGCCGCAATCTCGCGGAGCTGTGCCGCGATTCATTGCCACGGCGCTGGGTGATAGCAATGTGGGGAATGAGCGAGGTCGCCGCAATGGCGACCGATCTGGCCGAGTTCGTGGGCGGAGCGATAGGCGTGTCGTTGCTGCTGCATCTGCCGATGATCCCGAGCATGCTGATTACGGCCGCTGTGACCTACGGCCTGCTGCAATTCGAGAAGCTCGGTTTCCGGCCTTTGGAACTCGCGATCGCGGCACTGATTGGCGTGATCGGTTTGTCGTATCTTGCAGAACTGCTGATTGCGCCCGTGCACTGGCCATCGGTGGCCCTGCACTCGGTTACGCCGAGCATACCGGATAGCAATGCATTGACGATCTCCGTGGGCATCATTGGCGCGACGGTCATGCCGCATGTGTTGTTCCTGCATTCCGGACTGACGCAGAACCGAGTGAGGCCGCGCAACGATCGAGAATGCTCGCAGCTGCTTGCATTCTCGAATGTCGAGGTGGTGGTGGCGCTCGGCATCGCCGGGTTGATCAACATGGCGATGGTGATCATGGCATCGAGCGCGTTTCATCTGGGGCACGCGGACATCGCGAGCATCGAGACCGCGTGGCGCACGTTGACGCCACTGCTCGGCGGTGCAGCCGCAGGGCTTTTTCTCACCGCGCTGATTGCATCGGGAATTTCGAGTTCGGTCGTCGGCACGATGGCAGGCCAGATGATCATGCAAGGCTTCGTCGGGTTCCGTATCCCGGTGTGGGTGCGACGGCTTGTTACGATGGCGCCAGCTTTTATCGTGGTGGCAAGCGGAGTCGACGCGACCCGCGCGCTTGTACTGAGCCAAGTCATGCTGAGTATCGCGCTACCGGTGCCGATGATCGCGTTGGTGTGGTTTACGTCGCGCCGCGATTTGATGGGGCGACACATGAACCGTCGGGTGACGACAGTCAGTGCGGTGCTCGGGACGCTCCTCGTACTCGCGCTCAATGGCGTTTTACTGGTGCAACTGGCGTTGGGGTGA